From a region of the Synechococcus sp. RS9916 genome:
- a CDS encoding HpsJ family protein has protein sequence MSATPSGSSSNLRLAPVLRWLGITLVVLLVLQLAVIVGAADWSDPAFQQLLIERLVNQAPMGLVGLLLMLIGSRLDHPGAARTPIRWVVCVLSFLFTVAMIAVVPMAITGNQTLAGQADQTLDQKKGQLEMARQQSKEPEALKMLGENLAAAGQLPAGASDEDKAKAAKQFVEGQLAQMDEQIQQAERQRNLAVNQRRFGGTFSAVVLAIAFALLALASVL, from the coding sequence GTGTCCGCCACACCTTCGGGCTCTTCCTCCAATTTGCGTCTTGCGCCCGTTCTGCGTTGGCTTGGCATCACCCTGGTGGTGCTGCTGGTGCTCCAACTGGCGGTGATTGTTGGCGCAGCCGATTGGAGTGATCCTGCGTTCCAACAGCTGCTGATTGAGCGTCTGGTGAATCAGGCGCCCATGGGTCTGGTGGGTCTGTTGCTGATGCTGATCGGCTCCCGTCTTGATCACCCCGGAGCGGCGCGAACCCCGATTCGTTGGGTGGTGTGTGTGCTCTCTTTCCTGTTCACGGTTGCCATGATCGCCGTGGTGCCGATGGCCATCACCGGCAATCAGACCCTTGCCGGTCAGGCCGATCAGACCCTTGACCAGAAGAAGGGGCAGTTGGAGATGGCCCGTCAGCAGTCCAAAGAGCCTGAGGCGCTCAAGATGCTGGGCGAGAACCTCGCCGCTGCCGGTCAACTGCCTGCAGGCGCCTCTGATGAAGACAAAGCCAAGGCTGCAAAGCAGTTTGTTGAGGGGCAACTGGCCCAGATGGATGAGCAGATTCAGCAGGCTGAGCGTCAGCGCAACCTGGCTGTGAACCAGCGACGCTTCGGTGGCACGTTCAGTGCGGTGGTTCTGGCGATTGCCTTCGCTCTGCTTGCTCTCGCGTCTGTGCTCTGA
- a CDS encoding DNA topoisomerase (ATP-hydrolyzing) subunit A: MAEERVEPIALHQEMQRSYLEYAMSVIVGRALPDARDGLKPVQRRILYAMHELGLTPDRPYRKCARVVGDVLGKYHPHGDQAVYDALVRQVQTFSSRHPLLDGHGNFGSVDDDPPAAMRYTETRLAPISHQALLDEIGDDTVDFAPNFDGSQQEPTVLPAQLPFLLLNGCAGIAVGMATSIPPHNLGEVVDGLIALVRKPDLSDDKLLALIPGPDFPTGGEVLLGSGVRDTYLRGRGSIPMRGVAHIEEIQPGKGRHKRGAVVITELPYQLSKAGWIEKLAEQVNDGKIGGIADIRDESDREGMRVVVELRRDADPEKVLVDLQRRTSLQSNFGAILLALVNGQPQQLSLRQLLQTFLEYRELTMIRRTTHALRKTEDRLEVVEGLITALDSLQRVIAMIQEAKDAASARASLMVHLDLTERQADAVLAMPLRRLTGLEQESLRNEAQELRLERERLQLLLQERDQLLDAMVQELKQLKKRFATPRRTRLIEGGDHLLAEKAANQRPNAELQRRQALGALPSDGRLLIQNDGQVKVVSPQLLGRLHLNEAVGLGDEPSPAQLILPIQPAPRLLVLTASGRMALLRWEFAGQQPGGLERFLPTALEGDPVVSLLRLPAADDASTNTRLSLGLLSTDGRFKRLPLDDVQELSGRAATILKLKDGVSLLSAVICEDGGTVTLISDIGRVLCLPVQDDNLPLMGKLAQGPMTMRMLPGETLVGAVSQSAGGENLLVGSRNGALRRLSLSSLRRCKRGDLGEMAITLQGKGNDADRLVSACTCADLVGVVTSKGRHGRILSAELGGNEGSTALTLKTDEQLSQLVPLLT; encoded by the coding sequence ATGGCCGAGGAGCGCGTTGAACCAATCGCCCTGCATCAGGAGATGCAGCGCTCCTACCTCGAATACGCGATGAGCGTGATCGTGGGTCGGGCCCTGCCCGATGCCCGCGATGGCCTCAAACCCGTGCAGCGCCGCATCCTCTACGCGATGCACGAACTGGGCCTTACCCCCGACCGGCCCTATCGCAAATGCGCCCGCGTGGTCGGTGACGTGTTGGGCAAGTACCACCCCCACGGCGACCAGGCGGTTTATGACGCCCTGGTCCGCCAGGTTCAAACCTTCTCCAGTCGCCATCCACTCCTGGACGGCCATGGCAACTTCGGCTCGGTGGACGATGACCCTCCGGCCGCCATGCGTTACACGGAAACGCGGCTGGCGCCGATTTCCCACCAGGCCCTGCTCGATGAGATCGGCGATGACACCGTCGATTTCGCCCCCAATTTCGATGGTTCCCAGCAAGAACCGACCGTTCTGCCCGCCCAACTGCCGTTCCTGCTGCTGAACGGATGTGCCGGCATCGCCGTGGGGATGGCCACCAGCATCCCTCCCCACAACCTCGGTGAAGTGGTCGATGGCTTGATCGCCCTGGTGCGCAAACCCGATCTCAGCGACGACAAACTGCTGGCGCTGATCCCCGGCCCCGACTTCCCCACCGGCGGAGAAGTGTTACTGGGCAGTGGCGTCCGCGACACCTACCTGCGAGGACGCGGCAGCATCCCGATGCGTGGCGTGGCCCACATCGAAGAAATCCAACCCGGAAAGGGGCGGCATAAACGTGGTGCCGTGGTGATCACGGAACTGCCTTATCAGCTGAGCAAAGCGGGCTGGATCGAAAAACTGGCGGAACAGGTCAATGACGGAAAAATCGGCGGCATTGCCGACATCCGCGACGAAAGCGACCGCGAAGGCATGCGGGTCGTGGTGGAACTGCGCCGTGACGCCGATCCTGAAAAGGTCCTGGTGGACCTGCAGCGACGCACGTCACTGCAAAGCAATTTCGGCGCCATCCTGCTGGCCCTGGTGAACGGACAGCCCCAGCAGCTCTCACTGCGTCAGTTATTGCAGACCTTCCTGGAATACCGGGAACTGACGATGATCCGGCGCACCACCCATGCGCTGCGTAAAACCGAGGACCGCCTGGAAGTGGTGGAAGGTTTGATCACGGCCCTGGACTCGCTCCAGCGGGTGATCGCCATGATCCAGGAAGCGAAGGATGCCGCCTCCGCCCGCGCCAGCCTGATGGTGCATCTCGATCTGACGGAACGTCAGGCCGATGCAGTGCTGGCCATGCCACTACGGCGGCTCACCGGTCTTGAGCAGGAAAGCCTGCGCAATGAGGCGCAAGAACTGCGCCTGGAACGGGAACGTCTTCAGTTGCTGCTGCAGGAACGCGATCAGTTGCTGGATGCCATGGTGCAGGAGCTGAAGCAACTCAAGAAACGCTTCGCCACACCGCGCCGCACCCGCCTGATCGAAGGTGGCGACCATCTACTGGCGGAAAAGGCTGCGAATCAGCGTCCGAACGCGGAACTGCAACGGCGCCAGGCTCTGGGCGCCCTGCCCTCGGATGGTCGCCTGCTGATCCAGAACGATGGGCAAGTGAAAGTGGTGAGCCCCCAGCTGCTGGGACGCCTGCATCTCAACGAAGCCGTTGGGCTGGGGGATGAACCCTCACCGGCACAGCTGATCCTGCCGATCCAACCCGCACCACGCCTGCTCGTGCTCACCGCCAGTGGCCGTATGGCCTTGCTGCGCTGGGAATTCGCCGGTCAGCAACCAGGCGGCCTGGAACGCTTCCTGCCCACAGCGCTCGAGGGGGATCCCGTGGTCAGCCTGTTGCGCCTCCCCGCTGCAGACGACGCCAGCACCAATACCCGTCTTTCCCTCGGCCTGCTGAGCACCGACGGACGCTTCAAACGACTGCCCCTCGATGACGTCCAGGAGCTTTCAGGCCGGGCTGCCACGATCCTGAAGTTGAAGGATGGTGTGTCGTTGCTGTCGGCCGTGATCTGCGAAGACGGCGGCACCGTGACCCTGATCAGTGACATCGGCCGGGTGCTCTGCCTACCGGTGCAGGACGACAACCTTCCCTTGATGGGCAAGCTCGCCCAGGGACCGATGACCATGCGCATGTTGCCGGGCGAAACCCTCGTGGGAGCCGTCAGCCAATCCGCCGGAGGAGAAAACCTGCTGGTGGGCAGCCGCAACGGCGCCCTGAGGCGCTTGTCCCTGAGCTCACTGCGCCGCTGCAAGCGCGGCGATCTGGGAGAAATGGCCATTACCCTGCAGGGCAAAGGCAACGATGCGGATCGCCTGGTGTCGGCCTGCACCTGTGCCGATCTGGTGGGGGTGGTGACCAGCAAAGGCCGTCACGGCCGGATCTTGAGTGCCGAGTTAGGCGGCAACGAGGGTTCCACCGCTCTCACCCTCAAAACCGATGAACAGCTGAGCCAGCTGGTGCCGCTGCTGACCTGA
- the queG gene encoding tRNA epoxyqueuosine(34) reductase QueG, whose product MGHQPDQHRLTQALKAKAREQGFNPVGVARLPGSARLQLRTAALERWLEAGYQADMGWMAAPRRKDAGLLLEGANSLLAVGLNYHVNHERKPGRLAIARYGWGRDYHRVVSQRLKRLGRWLESERPGTRWRACVDADPLLDKAWAEEAGLGWIGKHSNLIHPQRGSWMVIGHLLVDLELTPDPPAIPLCGRCNACLEACPTQAITEPFVVDSNRCLAFHTIENRAETLPATIANALGPWVAGCDICQDVCPWNQRSLPSSTDPDLQPRDWLLDLSREQALSWDDATWQEKLRGSALRRIKPWMWRRNARAAQPESMPTLNPSGSK is encoded by the coding sequence GTGGGCCATCAACCCGATCAACACCGACTCACGCAAGCCTTGAAGGCGAAGGCGCGGGAGCAGGGCTTCAACCCGGTGGGGGTGGCGCGTCTACCCGGCAGCGCCCGGCTTCAATTACGTACCGCTGCCCTCGAACGCTGGTTGGAGGCCGGGTACCAGGCCGACATGGGCTGGATGGCCGCCCCCCGGCGCAAGGACGCGGGCCTACTGCTGGAGGGAGCCAACAGTCTCCTGGCCGTCGGGCTGAACTACCACGTCAACCACGAGCGAAAACCAGGTCGACTGGCCATCGCCCGCTACGGCTGGGGCCGGGATTACCACCGCGTGGTGAGCCAGCGCTTGAAACGGCTGGGGCGCTGGCTGGAAAGCGAACGGCCTGGAACGCGCTGGCGTGCCTGCGTGGATGCCGATCCCCTGCTGGACAAAGCCTGGGCAGAGGAAGCCGGCCTGGGCTGGATCGGAAAGCACAGCAACCTGATCCACCCGCAACGGGGCTCCTGGATGGTGATCGGGCATCTGCTGGTGGATCTCGAACTCACACCGGACCCCCCGGCCATCCCGCTCTGCGGTCGCTGCAACGCTTGTCTGGAGGCATGCCCGACCCAAGCGATCACAGAGCCCTTTGTCGTTGACTCCAATCGATGTCTGGCCTTTCACACGATCGAAAACAGGGCAGAAACGCTGCCAGCGACGATCGCTAATGCCCTCGGGCCCTGGGTGGCGGGATGCGACATCTGCCAAGACGTGTGCCCCTGGAATCAGCGATCGCTCCCCAGCAGCACCGATCCCGACCTGCAACCGCGGGACTGGCTGCTGGACCTCAGCCGCGAGCAGGCCCTGAGCTGGGATGACGCCACCTGGCAGGAGAAACTACGCGGCTCAGCACTGCGACGCATCAAACCCTGGATGTGGCGGCGCAATGCCCGTGCAGCGCAACCGGAGAGCATGCCTACCCTGAACCCATCTGGATCGAAATGA
- a CDS encoding tetratricopeptide repeat protein translates to MGRFQRSWCAALLVASTTVVGSMPAKALVPTVYIPSATELEGSAIGIGRTAAQLLTLGQPEEAARLAALAVRLRPNDERLWAVLAEAQLRSKQLKPAAASLARAKKLDPNNAGLWFAEASLALRDNRPNDAIPLLDKGLKLDPKNASAYFDLGNARVMQTHYRAALSAFEKASTLNPSFWEAINNQSLVLFEMGNTSEAIKRWRQVLTIERNAEPMLALAAALNRETPGSEEALSLARTALQQDPNYVLPDYQKGQLWGLNLRVATRNLLTDSRLQDAVERAQANADPSSTP, encoded by the coding sequence ATGGGCCGATTCCAACGTTCGTGGTGCGCGGCCCTGCTGGTGGCATCCACCACCGTTGTGGGAAGCATGCCGGCCAAAGCTCTCGTGCCCACGGTTTACATCCCCAGCGCAACGGAGCTGGAAGGGTCCGCCATCGGCATTGGTCGAACCGCTGCCCAGCTGCTCACCCTGGGACAACCGGAAGAAGCCGCGCGCCTGGCTGCTCTAGCCGTGCGCCTGCGGCCCAACGATGAACGGCTCTGGGCTGTGCTGGCAGAAGCGCAACTGCGCAGCAAACAGCTCAAGCCAGCTGCCGCATCACTGGCCCGCGCCAAGAAACTCGACCCCAACAATGCCGGCCTCTGGTTTGCAGAAGCCTCCCTGGCGTTGCGAGACAACCGCCCGAATGACGCCATCCCCCTGCTCGACAAAGGGCTGAAGCTGGATCCCAAGAACGCTTCGGCCTACTTCGATCTTGGCAACGCCCGGGTGATGCAGACCCACTATCGAGCCGCCCTGAGCGCGTTCGAGAAGGCTTCAACGCTCAATCCCAGCTTCTGGGAAGCCATCAACAATCAAAGCCTGGTGTTGTTTGAAATGGGTAACACCAGCGAAGCGATCAAACGTTGGCGCCAGGTGCTGACGATCGAGCGCAATGCCGAACCGATGCTGGCCCTCGCAGCGGCCCTCAACCGGGAAACCCCCGGCAGTGAAGAAGCGCTGAGCCTTGCCCGCACAGCGCTTCAGCAGGATCCCAACTATGTGTTGCCCGACTATCAGAAGGGCCAGCTCTGGGGGCTCAACCTGCGTGTGGCCACCCGCAATCTCCTGACAGACAGCCGTCTTCAAGATGCCGTGGAACGGGCCCAGGCCAATGCCGATCCCAGCAGCACACCCTGA
- the purF gene encoding amidophosphoribosyltransferase, with translation MQNCEGSLKLRRPVHQPIAERPDRMEEACGVYAVLAEGQPVANLTYFGLYSLQHRGQESAGIAVFNEGKVRLHKDMGLVSQVFDQDVLARMPGNLAIGHNRYSTTGSSKVCNAQPVVLMTRLGPFAFAHNGNLVNAAELRQKLDDGQTEFASTTDSELIAFAIQQAVNRGLDWKPAIKEAATMCRGAFSLVIGTSTELYALRDSYGVRPLVFGRFGEAESGHWVVSSETCGLDIIGASYEADVEPGELVTFRLGDIQPTREQWAEPSTRMCVFEMIYFARPDSRFFGESLYSYRQRIGQVLARESAVEADLVIGVPDSGIPAAIGFSQASGITFADGLIKNRYVGRTFIQPTQAMREAGIRVKLNPLPDVLAGKRVVVIDDSIVRGTTSRKLVQALRDAGATEVHMRISSPPVTHPCFYGIDTDTQDQLIAARLTVKEIEAHLKVDSLAYLSKEGMVEAAHASSEHFCTACFDGAYPIPMDASVSSSKLMLEPSGVAATKS, from the coding sequence ATGCAAAATTGCGAAGGAAGTCTGAAGTTGAGGCGGCCTGTGCATCAGCCCATCGCAGAGCGGCCCGATCGGATGGAGGAGGCCTGCGGGGTCTATGCCGTGCTGGCTGAAGGGCAGCCCGTGGCCAACCTCACCTACTTCGGCCTGTATTCGCTTCAGCATCGCGGCCAGGAATCGGCGGGGATCGCCGTGTTCAACGAGGGCAAGGTGCGTCTGCACAAAGACATGGGCCTGGTGAGCCAGGTGTTTGATCAGGACGTGCTGGCCCGCATGCCCGGCAACCTGGCCATCGGCCATAACCGCTATTCCACGACTGGAAGCAGCAAGGTCTGCAATGCCCAGCCGGTGGTGTTGATGACCCGGCTCGGCCCCTTTGCCTTCGCCCATAACGGCAATCTCGTCAATGCTGCTGAGCTGCGTCAGAAGCTTGATGACGGTCAAACCGAGTTCGCGTCCACCACTGATTCGGAACTGATCGCCTTCGCGATTCAGCAGGCCGTGAATCGCGGACTGGATTGGAAGCCAGCCATTAAGGAAGCGGCCACGATGTGTCGTGGTGCCTTCAGTCTGGTGATTGGCACCTCCACCGAGCTCTACGCCTTGCGCGATAGCTATGGCGTTCGCCCTCTGGTGTTCGGTCGCTTTGGTGAAGCGGAGAGTGGCCACTGGGTGGTGAGCAGCGAAACCTGCGGCCTCGACATCATCGGCGCCTCCTACGAGGCGGATGTGGAGCCTGGTGAGTTGGTCACCTTCCGCCTGGGTGACATCCAGCCCACCCGCGAACAGTGGGCTGAGCCGTCGACCCGCATGTGCGTGTTCGAAATGATCTATTTCGCGCGCCCCGACAGCCGTTTCTTTGGTGAGTCGCTCTACAGCTATCGCCAACGCATTGGTCAGGTTCTGGCCCGTGAATCCGCGGTGGAAGCGGATCTGGTGATTGGTGTGCCTGATTCCGGCATTCCCGCGGCCATCGGTTTTTCTCAGGCCAGTGGCATTACCTTTGCCGATGGTCTGATCAAGAACCGCTACGTCGGCCGCACCTTCATTCAGCCCACCCAGGCCATGCGTGAGGCCGGCATCCGCGTCAAGCTCAATCCCCTCCCCGATGTGCTGGCTGGGAAGCGGGTGGTGGTGATCGATGATTCGATCGTGCGGGGCACCACCAGTCGCAAGCTGGTGCAGGCCCTTCGGGACGCTGGCGCCACGGAGGTGCACATGCGCATTAGTTCACCGCCGGTGACCCATCCCTGCTTCTACGGCATCGATACCGACACCCAGGACCAGCTGATTGCGGCTCGCCTGACGGTGAAGGAAATCGAAGCCCATCTCAAGGTCGATAGCCTGGCTTACCTCAGCAAGGAAGGGATGGTGGAAGCTGCCCATGCCAGTTCCGAGCACTTCTGCACCGCTTGTTTCGATGGTGCTTATCCGATTCCGATGGATGCGTCGGTCAGCTCCAGCAAGTTGATGTTGGAGCCTTCAGGGGTGGCCGCCACCAAGAGCTGA
- the ftsY gene encoding signal recognition particle-docking protein FtsY, translating to MVFDWFQRRSAQPEASAPESDAAGSQPAVDPIPDAPAEPTPEPDPAPAAPAPTEPVPVVAPETSAEPASTPPEADPVVDDDPLEWARQAYARLKAQQAAQMAAPPEEVAEPPAAAAPAPAPESLATPAVETPPQVGTAEPSPADSAPAPSPPPAAEAPPAAGLSLLEQAAAQRQERQQELDARAIEAPPAAPSPSPTAAPQSTTGADVDQPQLGEFDDTFTWSAEVLAAQGRRVDQVSLEEIDWLSRLRQGLEKTRQGFVTGLLDNLGDDPLTPEVVDDLEALLLRADAGVVATDQVMEALRQRLNEEVVDPSEGIRFLKEQLRNLLEQPIQASGVELLAPERDRLNIWLMVGVNGVGKTTTLGKLANLAVRSGYSAMIAAADTFRAAAVQQVEVWGERSDVPVVANPTANADPAAVVFDAIGAARSKGTDLLLVDTAGRLQTKHNLMEELQKIRRIVDRLAPESKVESLLVLDASQGQNGLKQAMAFAKAADLTGVVITKLDGTARGGVALAVSSEAGLPIRFIGAGEGIRDLRPFNSFEFVEALLAGR from the coding sequence ATGGTTTTTGACTGGTTCCAGCGTCGTTCCGCTCAGCCCGAGGCTTCAGCACCGGAGAGCGATGCAGCTGGTTCCCAGCCTGCTGTTGACCCCATTCCAGATGCCCCTGCGGAGCCCACGCCAGAGCCCGACCCGGCCCCTGCTGCTCCTGCTCCAACGGAGCCCGTTCCTGTGGTGGCCCCAGAGACCAGTGCAGAGCCTGCATCAACACCCCCTGAAGCGGATCCTGTTGTTGACGATGACCCCTTGGAGTGGGCGCGGCAGGCCTACGCCCGCCTGAAGGCCCAGCAAGCTGCCCAGATGGCAGCTCCCCCAGAGGAGGTTGCCGAGCCACCAGCAGCTGCAGCTCCAGCTCCGGCACCAGAATCGTTGGCCACCCCGGCTGTTGAGACGCCCCCTCAAGTCGGCACTGCTGAGCCATCCCCAGCCGACTCCGCTCCAGCTCCTTCTCCCCCGCCCGCTGCAGAAGCACCCCCGGCTGCTGGTTTGTCTCTGCTTGAGCAGGCTGCTGCCCAGCGTCAGGAACGGCAGCAGGAATTGGATGCCCGGGCGATCGAGGCGCCTCCTGCGGCGCCGTCGCCTTCCCCAACTGCAGCTCCGCAGTCCACGACCGGTGCAGATGTTGACCAGCCCCAACTCGGTGAGTTTGACGACACCTTCACCTGGTCGGCTGAGGTGCTGGCAGCCCAGGGACGCCGTGTGGATCAGGTCTCCCTTGAGGAGATCGATTGGCTGTCCCGGTTGCGTCAAGGCCTTGAAAAAACCCGTCAGGGCTTTGTCACCGGCCTACTCGACAACTTGGGTGATGACCCCCTCACTCCGGAGGTGGTGGATGACCTCGAAGCGCTGTTGCTGCGAGCCGATGCAGGTGTTGTCGCCACTGATCAGGTGATGGAGGCCCTGCGCCAGCGCCTCAATGAAGAGGTGGTCGATCCCAGCGAAGGCATCCGTTTTCTCAAAGAGCAGCTGCGCAACCTGCTGGAGCAGCCCATTCAGGCCAGCGGGGTTGAGTTGCTGGCTCCCGAACGGGACCGCCTGAACATCTGGTTGATGGTGGGGGTGAATGGGGTTGGCAAGACCACAACCCTTGGCAAGCTCGCCAACCTGGCGGTGCGCAGCGGTTACAGCGCGATGATTGCCGCCGCTGACACCTTCCGTGCCGCAGCCGTGCAGCAAGTGGAGGTTTGGGGTGAGCGAAGTGATGTGCCTGTGGTGGCCAATCCCACAGCCAATGCCGATCCTGCTGCGGTGGTGTTTGACGCCATCGGTGCCGCTCGCTCCAAGGGGACTGATCTGCTGCTGGTGGATACCGCGGGTCGCCTGCAGACCAAGCACAACCTGATGGAGGAGCTGCAGAAGATTCGTCGCATCGTTGATCGTCTGGCCCCTGAGTCGAAGGTGGAGTCGTTGCTGGTTCTTGATGCCAGCCAGGGTCAGAACGGCCTGAAGCAGGCGATGGCCTTTGCCAAGGCTGCGGATCTCACCGGTGTGGTGATCACCAAGTTGGATGGCACAGCCCGTGGTGGTGTCGCCCTTGCTGTGTCATCGGAAGCGGGGCTGCCGATTCGGTTCATCGGTGCTGGCGAGGGAATCCGCGACCTGCGCCCCTTCAACAGCTTTGAGTTCGTTGAAGCCCTGCTTGCTGGGCGTTGA
- a CDS encoding DUF502 domain-containing protein, whose protein sequence is MSAPSPGRPLVQSNPRPDLPLGSRLQQDLKNDLIAGLLVVIPLATTIWLATIVSRFVLAFLTSIPKQFNPFITLNPLLQDLINLTLGLTVPLLGILLIGLMARNIVGRWLLEFGEGTLQRIPLAGSVYKTLKQLLETFLRDNSTRFRRVVLVEYPREGLYSVGFVTGVVGPSLQAELQEPLLSVFIPTAPNPTTGWYTLVPETSVRELDISVEDAFRTIISAGIVNPDEREAPVNRSFSSLIAQLRASVSPSSSTSGV, encoded by the coding sequence ATGTCGGCCCCAAGCCCCGGTCGTCCCTTGGTGCAGTCCAACCCCAGACCCGATCTGCCGCTCGGCTCCAGACTCCAGCAGGATCTCAAAAATGATCTGATTGCTGGCTTGCTGGTGGTCATCCCGCTGGCCACCACCATCTGGCTTGCCACGATCGTGAGCCGTTTCGTGTTGGCGTTTCTGACGTCGATCCCGAAGCAGTTCAATCCGTTCATCACGCTCAACCCCCTGCTTCAGGATCTGATCAACCTGACGCTGGGGCTCACGGTGCCTCTGCTCGGCATCCTCCTGATCGGACTGATGGCCCGCAATATCGTGGGCCGCTGGCTGCTGGAGTTCGGTGAGGGAACGCTGCAGCGCATCCCTCTGGCAGGTTCGGTCTACAAGACCCTCAAGCAGCTGCTTGAGACTTTCTTGCGTGACAACTCCACCCGTTTTCGTCGGGTTGTGTTGGTGGAATATCCCCGTGAGGGCCTGTACAGCGTTGGTTTTGTGACCGGAGTGGTTGGCCCTTCCCTCCAGGCTGAGTTGCAGGAGCCGCTGCTGAGCGTGTTCATTCCAACGGCACCTAACCCCACCACCGGTTGGTACACCCTCGTGCCAGAAACATCCGTCCGGGAGCTCGATATCTCGGTGGAGGATGCCTTCCGCACCATTATTTCCGCTGGCATCGTCAATCCCGATGAGCGCGAGGCCCCGGTGAACCGCAGTTTTTCGAGTTTGATCGCCCAGCTGCGAGCATCGGTATCCCCCTCGTCATCCACGTCTGGGGTCTGA
- the nusB gene encoding transcription antitermination factor NusB, whose protein sequence is MQSRSLARELALLVLGQLSDRDQADAADLPLDSVLQKALDTLHQHWRESLDTCATDLEKAQQALLDSELQDGGDGQSPVVRDHLRTSLTTAEQVLNGLSSSLELPRLLALADQETVRHGAMRRVTLVMEQRSSIDARLDGVMEGWRLSRLPRIDRDILRLAVVDFTSLKTPSAVACNEAVELANRYSDDQGRRMINGVLRRLQDAAASPSAGV, encoded by the coding sequence ATGCAGTCCCGTTCTCTGGCCCGTGAGCTGGCACTGCTGGTGCTGGGTCAGCTCTCTGATCGTGATCAAGCGGATGCGGCAGATCTTCCGTTGGATTCGGTGCTGCAGAAGGCTCTCGACACCCTGCATCAGCACTGGCGTGAGTCCCTCGACACCTGTGCCACTGATCTGGAGAAAGCGCAGCAAGCCTTGCTTGACAGTGAATTGCAGGACGGTGGTGATGGCCAATCTCCGGTGGTGCGTGACCACCTGCGCACGTCGCTCACCACGGCTGAGCAAGTGCTGAATGGGCTCTCCAGCAGCCTTGAGCTTCCGCGTTTGCTCGCTCTTGCGGATCAGGAGACCGTGCGTCATGGAGCCATGCGCCGTGTGACTCTCGTGATGGAACAGCGCAGCAGCATTGATGCCCGTCTCGACGGTGTGATGGAAGGTTGGCGTCTCAGCCGCCTGCCGCGCATTGATCGCGACATCCTGCGTCTTGCGGTGGTGGATTTCACCAGCCTGAAGACGCCCTCCGCTGTCGCCTGTAACGAGGCTGTCGAACTGGCCAACCGCTACAGCGATGATCAAGGCCGTCGCATGATCAATGGCGTGCTACGTCGCCTGCAGGATGCGGCTGCCTCCCCCTCCGCAGGGGTCTGA